The Corynebacterium qintianiae genome has a window encoding:
- a CDS encoding carboxymuconolactone decarboxylase family protein, giving the protein MKTIEYHSARPGPGRGRDIAMLARIANHIGGRVQGTKTLNLFGAIGRARRNFLPWLLYSGSLMPFGMLPRKESELVILRVATLRDADYELEHHKVMGKRFGLTDADIAAVQEPVHGFTGRTGAVLDAVDDLVHHRQITDGVWTSLNSHLNDGEITALLLLVTNYDGLATIMDVLDVPLDEPR; this is encoded by the coding sequence GTGAAAACTATAGAATACCACTCCGCCCGTCCGGGCCCCGGCCGCGGCCGGGACATTGCCATGCTGGCGCGCATAGCCAACCACATCGGGGGCCGCGTGCAAGGCACAAAGACGCTCAATCTCTTCGGCGCCATCGGCCGGGCGCGCCGCAACTTCCTGCCGTGGCTGCTCTATTCGGGTTCCCTCATGCCGTTCGGGATGCTGCCGCGCAAGGAGTCGGAGCTGGTCATTCTGCGCGTGGCCACGCTGCGCGACGCGGATTACGAGCTCGAGCACCACAAAGTGATGGGCAAGCGCTTCGGACTCACCGATGCGGACATCGCCGCCGTGCAGGAACCCGTGCACGGCTTCACCGGGCGCACGGGTGCTGTTCTCGACGCCGTCGATGACCTGGTCCACCACCGCCAGATCACAGACGGGGTATGGACGAGCCTGAACTCTCACCTAAACGACGGCGAGATCACCGCGCTGCTTTTGCTCGTGACCAATTACGACGGGTTGGCCACGATCATGGACGTGCTCGACGTCCCACTCGACGAACCCCGCTAG
- a CDS encoding sugar nucleotide-binding protein, whose protein sequence is MTPTPIDGLEIHPLTLHADNRGWFKENWSGQRLRPVQNNISFNARRGATRGMHAEPWDKWVSVATGRVFAAWVDLREGSATFGEKFGIEIGPDTAVFVPRGVANGFQALEDATTYTYLVNARYNPNGAYAYCSYGEIDWPLEPTELSEADQKHPPLADARTVPPRKILVTGANGQLGRALRKVYSEREAEFCTRAEFDITAPPARDWNEYHAIINCAAYNDVNGAEQDRAGAWAVNAEALAVLARIANEHSLTLVHVSSDYIFDGSVAVHSEEELPSPLSAYGASKAAGETAAQVAHKHYVIRTSWVFGDGANFMDTMARLAAKGISPSVVSDQRGRPTYAEDLAKGIAHLLATGAEYGIYNITSDGDAVGRDEIAMSVFIGMGADPSDVTPVTTAQYAELNGPEAPRPAESTLSLDKIKTAGFAPRNWRAALAIYLALR, encoded by the coding sequence ATGACCCCCACCCCCATCGACGGCCTGGAGATCCACCCGCTCACCCTCCACGCGGACAACCGCGGCTGGTTCAAGGAAAACTGGTCCGGCCAGCGTCTGCGCCCGGTACAAAACAACATCTCCTTCAACGCCCGGCGCGGCGCTACCCGCGGCATGCACGCCGAGCCCTGGGACAAGTGGGTCTCGGTAGCCACCGGGCGCGTCTTTGCCGCCTGGGTGGACCTGCGCGAGGGCTCTGCGACTTTCGGGGAGAAGTTCGGAATCGAGATTGGCCCCGACACCGCGGTGTTCGTCCCGCGCGGGGTGGCCAACGGCTTCCAGGCGCTTGAGGACGCCACAACCTACACCTACCTGGTCAACGCCCGCTACAACCCGAACGGCGCGTACGCCTACTGCTCCTACGGTGAAATCGACTGGCCGCTCGAGCCCACCGAGCTCTCCGAGGCGGACCAAAAGCACCCACCGCTTGCCGACGCCCGCACCGTGCCGCCGCGGAAAATCCTTGTCACCGGCGCGAACGGGCAGCTCGGCCGGGCCTTGCGCAAGGTCTACTCGGAGCGCGAGGCGGAATTCTGCACCCGGGCCGAGTTCGACATCACCGCCCCTCCTGCGCGGGATTGGAACGAGTACCACGCCATCATCAACTGCGCCGCCTACAACGACGTCAACGGTGCCGAGCAGGATCGCGCGGGCGCGTGGGCCGTTAACGCCGAGGCGTTGGCGGTGTTGGCGCGCATTGCTAACGAGCACTCTCTAACCCTGGTGCATGTCTCCAGTGACTACATCTTCGACGGCTCGGTGGCGGTTCACAGTGAAGAGGAATTGCCGTCACCCTTAAGCGCCTACGGTGCATCCAAGGCGGCGGGCGAGACGGCCGCGCAGGTCGCGCACAAGCACTACGTCATCCGCACGTCCTGGGTGTTCGGCGACGGCGCGAACTTCATGGACACCATGGCCCGGCTGGCGGCCAAGGGCATATCCCCCAGCGTCGTCTCCGACCAGCGCGGCCGCCCCACCTACGCCGAGGACTTGGCCAAGGGCATTGCCCACCTTCTGGCCACGGGCGCCGAATACGGGATTTACAACATCACCTCCGACGGCGACGCGGTAGGGCGCGATGAGATTGCCATGAGCGTGTTCATCGGCATGGGTGCTGACCCGTCAGATGTCACGCCCGTGACCACCGCGCAATACGCCGAGCTCAACGGGCCCGAGGCGCCGCGGCCGGCCGAGTCGACGCTGTCCTTGGACAAAATCAAGACAGCCGGGTTCGCCCCGCGGAACTGGCGCGCGGCGCTGGCAATTTATCTCGCGCTCCGCTGA
- the rfbA gene encoding glucose-1-phosphate thymidylyltransferase RfbA, producing the protein MKGIILAGGSGTRLYPITKGISKQLMPIYDKPMIYYPLSTLISAGVREILVITTPEDADAFRRLLGTGSDWGVMIDYAVQPKPEGLAQAFIIGEDFIGGDSVALVLGDNIFEGAGLTEILGEIRDVEGGAIFAYEVSDPQRYGVVAFDEHGTATSIEEKPAEPKSPYAVVGLYFYDNDVVDIAKTISPSERGELEITSVNEEYLRRGALRVHRLHRGDVWLDTGTIDSMSEASAYVEVIQKRTGTVIGSPEVAAYREGLISSAELASLGKAALKSGYGQYLIEAARD; encoded by the coding sequence ATGAAAGGCATCATCCTCGCGGGCGGGTCGGGCACGCGCCTCTACCCGATCACCAAGGGCATCTCGAAGCAGCTCATGCCGATCTACGACAAGCCGATGATCTACTACCCGCTGAGCACGCTCATCAGCGCGGGTGTCCGCGAGATCCTCGTCATCACCACCCCCGAGGACGCGGACGCTTTTCGACGCCTGCTCGGCACCGGCTCAGACTGGGGCGTGATGATCGACTACGCCGTGCAGCCGAAACCCGAGGGCCTGGCCCAGGCGTTCATCATCGGCGAGGACTTCATCGGCGGTGACTCCGTCGCGCTCGTGCTCGGTGACAACATTTTCGAGGGCGCGGGTCTGACCGAGATTCTGGGTGAAATCCGCGACGTCGAGGGCGGGGCGATCTTCGCCTACGAGGTCTCCGACCCCCAGCGCTACGGCGTCGTCGCCTTCGACGAGCACGGCACCGCGACGTCTATCGAGGAGAAACCTGCGGAGCCGAAGTCGCCCTACGCGGTGGTTGGGCTGTACTTCTACGACAACGACGTGGTTGACATCGCCAAAACAATCTCGCCCAGCGAGCGCGGCGAGCTCGAGATCACCTCCGTCAACGAGGAGTACCTGCGCCGCGGGGCACTTAGGGTGCACCGCCTGCACCGCGGCGACGTGTGGTTGGACACCGGCACCATCGACTCCATGAGCGAGGCCAGCGCGTACGTCGAGGTCATTCAGAAACGCACCGGCACCGTCATCGGTTCTCCCGAGGTCGCCGCCTACCGGGAGGGCCTCATCTCGTCGGCCGAGCTCGCCTCGCTTGGCAAGGCCGCTCTGAAGTCGGGCTACGGGCAATACCTCATCGAGGCCGCGCGGGACTAG
- a CDS encoding SDR family oxidoreductase: MQGTRHYAVVTGAASGIGREVALQLADVGWRLAVSDINTAGLEATAREVEARGAELVDATVVDVSDPDAVDAWAYRLAEAYGAAHTVHHVGGISIWGRVDTMPLEKWRSLIEINLMGTVHMVRAFVPAMMQAGPVPKAQRRKVGPRRLVCVSSSAGIIGLPWHAAYSASKGGVLAMCEVLRFDLAPYGIKVHAVAPGAVDTGLVHTIDIDGVDQANPRVRKARELFQGHAIPPARCAEIILKGVRKNKYLITTGGDIALARWAQVNAPSLYRGAMGGINRAFRWVAKDAML, from the coding sequence ATGCAGGGAACGAGACATTATGCCGTCGTGACAGGCGCCGCGTCCGGCATCGGGCGCGAGGTCGCCCTCCAGCTCGCCGACGTGGGGTGGCGGCTCGCCGTCAGCGACATTAACACCGCGGGGCTCGAGGCCACAGCGCGCGAAGTAGAGGCGCGGGGAGCGGAGCTTGTCGACGCCACCGTGGTCGACGTTTCCGACCCGGACGCCGTTGACGCGTGGGCGTACCGGCTGGCGGAAGCCTATGGCGCGGCCCACACCGTCCACCACGTCGGCGGAATCTCGATCTGGGGCCGCGTGGACACCATGCCGTTGGAGAAGTGGCGCAGTTTGATCGAGATAAACCTGATGGGCACCGTCCACATGGTCCGCGCGTTTGTCCCCGCGATGATGCAGGCCGGGCCCGTGCCGAAAGCGCAGCGCCGGAAGGTGGGCCCGCGGCGTCTCGTGTGCGTCTCCAGCTCAGCCGGGATCATCGGGCTGCCATGGCACGCGGCGTACTCGGCGTCGAAGGGCGGTGTGTTGGCGATGTGTGAGGTGCTGCGCTTCGACCTCGCCCCCTACGGCATCAAGGTCCACGCCGTCGCGCCGGGGGCGGTGGACACCGGGTTGGTGCACACCATCGACATCGACGGTGTCGACCAGGCCAACCCGCGCGTGCGCAAGGCCCGCGAGCTGTTTCAGGGCCACGCCATCCCGCCCGCCAGGTGCGCGGAAATCATCCTGAAAGGCGTGCGCAAGAACAAGTACCTGATCACCACAGGCGGGGACATTGCCCTGGCCCGCTGGGCCCAGGTCAACGCCCCATCGCTCTACCGCGGGGCGATGGGCGGGATTAACAGGGCGTTTCGCTGGGTGGCGAAAGACGCGATGCTCTAA